The genomic stretch gtatctaatcctgtgatactgcctgctgagccgtgtatctgaCACTCACTGGTGAACTTCTTCTTCGGCCTACATTGTGTCAGGTAAATAGTGAGGCCGAGGATGAAGGTGATGATGAAGACAGAGGCCGCGGTGACGCTGACGACCATCACCCAGGGGAAGTCTTCATGTTTGTCAGAGCTGTCACCTGAtggaaatgagaaaaatgtatcaACACTCTCTAATATCACAGCCGTCTCTCGGTATTACTGTCAGCACTCTCTAGTATTACAGCCCTCTCTCAGTATTACTGTCAGCACTCTCTAGTATTACAGCCCTCTCTCAGTATTACTGTCAGCACTCTCTAGTATTACAGCCCTCTCTCAGTATTACTGTCAGCACGCTCTAGTATCACAGCCCTCTCTCGGTATTACTGTCAGCACTCTCTAATATCACAGCCGTCTCTCGGTATTACTGTCAGCACTCTCTAGTATTACAGCCCTCTCTCAGTATTACTGTCAGCACGCTCTAGTATCACAGCCCTCTCTCAGTATTACTGTCAGCACTCTCTAGTATTACAGCCCTCTCTCAGTATTACTGTCAGCACGCTCTAGTATCACAGCCCTCTCTCAGTATTACTGTCAGCACTCTCTAGTATTACAGCCGTCTCTATATATTACTTTCAGCACTCTCGTAGTATCACAGCCGTCTCTATATATTACTGTCAGCACTCTCGTAGTATCACAGCCGTCTCTATATATTACTGTCAGCACTCTCGTAGTATCACAGCCCTCTCTCAGTATTACTGTCAGCACGCTCTAGTATCACAGCCCTCTCTCAGTATTACTGTCAGCACTCTCTAGTATTACAGCCGTCTCTATATATTACTTTCAGCACTCTCGTAGTATCACAGCCGTCTCTATATATTACTGTCAGCACTCTCGTAGTATCACAGCCGTCTCTATATATTACTGTCAGCACTCTTGTAGTATCACAGCCATCTCATATATTTTACTGTCAGCACTCTCGTGGTATCACAGCCGTCTCTTGGTATTACTGTCAGCACTCTCACAGTATCACAGCCGTCTCTCTGTATTATTGTCAGCACGCTCTAGTATCACAGCCGTCTCTTGGTATTACTGTCAGCACTCTCACAGTATCACAGCCGTCTCTTGGTATTACTGTCAGCACTCTTGTAGTATCACAGCCGTCTCTATATATTACTGTCAGCACTCTCGTAGTATCACAGCCGTCTCTCGGTATCACTGTCAGCACTCTCGTAGTATCACAGCCGTCTCTTGGTATTACTGTCAGCACTCTCGTAGTATCACAGCCCTCTCTCAGTATTGCTGTCAGCACTCTCGTAGTATCACAGCCGTCTCTTGGTATTACTGTCAGCACTCTCGTAGTATCACAGCCCTCTCTCAGTATTACTGTCAGCACTCTCGTAGTATCACAGCCGTCTCTCGGTATTACTGTCAGCACTCTCGTAGTTTCACCTCTCGGACTGTCTCTTACATTTCTGGCAGAAGTCGTCTTTGCTGGACGTGTCGCAGATTTTGCAGTCTTTACATTTGCCGAGGTCGTTGCTCCACTGCCACCCGTCTGAACAGCCGGACCCTGCGGAGGAGACGTCACAACCTGATTATATCATCACAGCCTGAGCAAGGGGGCCCGAGTGCACCAGGGGCCCCACAGTGTGATTGTATCATGCTCCGCAGACTCCtctgtgtgtgcatgtatgtataCCGTGATTACATGTGTTTATctagtgatgtcacggtacggtgcgagctggtgatgtcacaggacggTGTGAGCTGATGATGTCACACAGGACGGTAcgagctggtgatgtcacaggacggTGTGAGCTGATGATGTCACAGGACGGTGTGAGCTGGTGATGTCACGGTACGGTGtgagctggtgatgtcactgtacggtgcgagctggtgatgtcactgtatggtgcgagctggtgatgtcacaggacggtgtgagctggtgatgtcacacaggaCGGTGCGAGCTGGTGATGTCACGGGACGGTAcgagctggtgatgtcacaggacggTACGAGCTGGTGATGTCACGGTACGGTGTGAGCTGGTGATGTCACGGTACGGTGTGAGCTGGTGATGTCACGGTACGGTGTGAGCTGATGATGTCACGGTACGGTGTGAGCTGGTGATGTCAGTGTACGGTGCGAGCTGATGATGTCACGGGACGGTAcgagctggtgatgtcacaggacggTACGAGCTGGTGATGTCACGGTACGGTACGAGCTGGTGATGTCACGGTACGGTGCGAGCTGGTGATGTCAGTGTACGGTGCGAGCTGATGATGTCACGGGACGGTAcgagctggtgatgtcacaggacggTACGAGCTGGTGATGTCACGGTACGGTACGAGCTGGTGATGTCACGGTACGGTACGAGCTGGTGATGTCACGGTACGGTGTGAGCTGGTGATGTCACGGTACGGTGTGAGCTGATGATGTCACGGTACGGTGTGAGCTGATGATGTCACGGTACGGTGTGAGCTGATGATGTCACGGTACGGTGTGAGCTGGTGATGTCACGGTACGGTGTGAGCTGATGATGTCACGGTACGGTGTGAGCTGATGATGTCACACAGGACGGTGtgagctggtgatgtcacacaggaCGGTGTGAGCTGGTGATGTCACGGTACGGTGTGAGCTGGTGATGTCACGGTACGGTGTGAGCTGGTGATGTCACGGTACGGTGTGAGCTGATGATGTCACGGTACGGTGTGAGCTGATGATGTCACGGTACGGTGTGAGCTGATGATGTCACGGTACGGTGTGAGCTGGTGATGTCACGGTACGGTGTGAGCTGATGATGTCACGGTACGGTGTGAGCTGATGATGTCACACAGGACGGTGTGAGCTGGTGATGTCACGGTACGGTGTGAGctggtgatgtcacggtacagtgTGAGCTGATGATGTCACGGTACGGTGTGAGCTGATGATGTCACGGTACGGTGTGAGCTGATGATGTCACACAGGACGGTGTGAGCTGATGATGTCACGGTACGGTGTGAGCTGGTGATGTCACGGTACGGTGTGAGCTGATGATGTCACGGTACGGTGTGAGCTGATGATGTCACGGTACGGTGTGAGCTGATGATGTCACACAGGACGGTGTGAGCTGGTGATGTCACGGTACGGTGTGAGCTGGTGATGTCACGGTACGGTGTGAGCTGATGATGTCACGGTACGGTGTGAGCTGATGATGTCACACAGGACAGTGTGAGCTGATGTCACGGTACGGTGTGAGCTGGTGATGTCACGGTACGGTGTGAGCTGATGTCACGGTACGGTGTGAGCTGATGTCACGGTACGGTGTGAGCTGGTGATGTCACGGTACGGTGTGAGCTGGTGATGTCACGGTACGGTGTGAGCTGATGATGTCACGGTACGGTGTGAGCTGATGATGTCACGGTACGGTGTGAGCTGATGATGTCACACAGGACGGTGTGAGCTGGTGATGTCACGGTACGGTGTGAGCTGGTGATGTCACGGTACGGTGTGAGCTGATGATGTCACGGTACGGTGTGAGCTGATGATGTCACGGTACGGTGTGAGCTGATGATGTCACACAGGACGGTGtgagctggtgatgtcacacaggaCGGTGTGAGCTGGTGATGTCACGGTACGGTGTGAGCTGATGATGTCACACAGGACGGTGTGAGCTGATGATGTCACACAGGACGGTGTGAGCTGGTGATGTCACGGTACGGTGTGAGCTGGTGATGTCACGGTACGGTGTGAGCTGGTGATGTCACGGTACGGTGTGAGCTGGTGATGTCACATTGGGACAGATGCTGTAATCTAATCCTCTGGTGGTTTATATATAGCGCTCTGGTCAGTGTGTGCTGGGTCAGCAGTCGCTGCCGCTTATCTCATAGGTCATGTGATCACGTTCCAGGTCCAGTCGCTGCCGCTTATCTCATAGGTCATGTGATCACGTTCCAGGTCCAGTCGCTGCCGGTGTCAAGGTGAATCTGGGGATCTGAGTTTTGGGGTCTGACCCCTGTAGTGACCCCCAGATCACACTGATGGTTAATGAGCAGCCGGAGCTCCCACACACATACCAGGCGGAGGACTCAGGCCGGTGACTCATGGGGGCGGGGGACGCCGGAGCCTCCCCCCATGGGTGACTCATACAGGTTCATGCTGAGCGGCTGAGGTCACCAGCTAAACTGGGACCAGTACAGGGAGAGAACTGGTGCGGGGACCACCGAGCACACCTCATCCTATACCCCCCGGGTCTGGGGTCTTCTCGCATCAACATCCAGTTTGGTGACACATCACCGATTACGGCCTTTCATTGGCTGCAGTCGCCGCATGACCCGAGACTGGTGACACCTGAGTTCCCTCCGCAGGTCCAGGTGGGTGACCATCCCCTGGGCGCGGACCTGTCGGCGGCCTGTACACACACTCAGGTTTCCTGGTGCAGTTTTTTAAGTCTTTCAGGTCTAGTTCACAGAGAGTATTTTGCCTATTGAGTTTGGCACGGTATTCACcctccattgttttcaatgggaggccgTGCTACCGTCCAGGCGGCCATGGTTTATCTCCCAAGACGTGTCCCTTTCTTAGAGCAGTGTCTGCGCGGACACCACTGGAAACTGCTGCTGACGTCCCCTCACACTACAGCGCCATTTAGTGGGGGCCCCACTGCGAGCGGGGCCACCGCATTCACACTGGAAGACCCCGGCAGGAACCAGAGTGGGGTCTGCTGAACAGAGAGAGAAGGGGCAGGCTCCTCATCTCTGAATCCACAGCCAGAAAGCATCAGGTTGCATCCTGTCCACACaccgctgatacattgtagcagctCCTCAGCTCCTCTTTACGTCACTGTGTATCAGTTCAGTGGAAGAACCCCAGCTTTACACAAAGGGGGAACAGTATGCACCTCTGCAGGGTAACTACTGTGTcaatgtcttatactccagacacatccagagctgcattcaccatTCTGCTGTTATCTTATACTCTAGTCACCTCCAAAGCTGCAGTCAACAATAATGTCACATCCTGCCTCAGACAGAGCTGCATATAGGGGATATACAGTGAGAATTCTCGGAGAGCTTTCGCTGTGTACTGTGACATTGTCGCTCTGTCTAGTTGTCGTGTAGCAGAGACGAGTCACCAGGATGTTCATATCACTAAAACATTGTTGACATTGCTGGATACAACTTTAAGAAACCAGACCCATCCCCGGGGCCCGACACATGACCAGTCTGGTGaggaaagtacagaggagagcggcCTGCCCCTTTAAGACACTATTAAAAGTAACATTCCTTTGGGTACGACATCATACCCTAGGAGCCAATCAGGAGAGGGCAGGGGCGGGACTCCCACAAACTGTGAACTTGTTCATTCATAAAAAAATGCTGCAGATTATCTCACCCCTGTACTTTCCACTGCAGAACATCTCACATCCTTTATTCCTATGTAGACAgcgagggactgaactgatatcCACAGCTGAAACATACAgatcatctactacattatctgtactcagagagtgatcactgtgttatctgtggtcttacatgggactgcaggtgacatctactacattatctgtactcagagagtgatcactgtgttatctgtggtgttacataggactgcaggtgacatctactacattatctgtactcagagagtgatcactgtgttatctgtggtcttacatgggactgcaggtgacatatactacattatctgtactcagagagttatcactgtgttatctgtggtgttacataggactgcaggtaacatctactacattatctgtactcagagagtgatcactgtgttatctgtggtcttacatgggactgcaggtgacatctactacattatctgtactcagagagttatcactgtgttatctgtggtgttacatgggactgcaggtgacatctactacattatctgtactcagagagctatcactgtgttatctgtggtcttacatgggactgcaggtgacatctactacattatctgtactcagagagttatcactgtgttatctgtggtcttacacgggactgcaggtgacatctactacattatctgtactcggagagtgatcactgtgttatctgtggtgttacataggactgcaggtgacatctactactatctgtactcagagagccatcactgtgttatctgtggtgttacataggactgcagattacATCTACtactatctgtactcagagagctatcactgtgttatttgtggtgttacataggactgcaggtgacatctactacattatctgtactcagagagtgatcactgtgttatctgtggtcttacatgggactgcaggtgacatctactacattatctgtgctcagagagtgatcactgtgttatctgtggtgttacataggactgcaggtgacatctactacattatctgtactcagagagtgatcactgtgttatctgtggtcttacatgggactgcaggtgacatctactacagtatctgtactcagagagctataaCTGTGTTttctatggtgttacataggactgcaggtgacctctactacattatctgtactcagaaagatatcactgtgttatctgtggtcttacataggactgcaggtgacctcTACTACATGATCTGTAGTCAGAGAGCTATcagtgtgttatctgtggtgttacataggactgcaggtgacatctactacattatctgtagtcTGAGAGCTATCAGTGTATTAtcagtggtgttacataggactgcaggtaacatctactacattatctgtacacagagagttatcagtGTGTTAtcagtggtgttacataggactgcaggtaactgcAGTGTCTTATCCGGATATTGCACAGGGAAGGACCCCTGTAACATAAGCACATGTTGCTCCCCTCAGTATGTccgctcctcctccccctccatgtattACTTAATATTTGATAGCGCCCGCTTCCCCCGCTGTATACAGCACAGAGTTGCGTTAGTTTGCACACCCCCTCTCAGCTGACGTCACTCCTGTTGCGACATtctgcactttccctgtttgaTATTTTGTTGCAGTTTCCTGGTAGCAGATAATAGATACGGTGACATGGGGCTGCTGGGGCTGCGTACACGGAACAGCCGGTCTGTCTCTGCCCTTTTTACTATCACATGTGTTGGATTGTCCGCTCTGGATCCTCACTCCCATCATTGTCTCAGCTCTGGATCCTCACTCCCATCATTGTCTCAGCTCTGGATCCTCACTCCCATCATTTTCTCAGCTCTGGATCCTCACTCCCATCATTTTCTCAGCTCTGGATCCTCACTCCCATCAGTTTCTCAGCTCTGGATCCTCACTCCCATCATTTTCTCAGCTCTGGATCCTCACTCCCATTATTATTAGATGTTTTAGTCACTATTGTTTGTTCCCTGATGGTATATCGctatggaatatgttggcgctatataaaacaAGTTGATTGTTATCAGCACGGCCCCCCTGGTTAGACCCCCTTCACCCCCGCATTTCTTACCTGTGGACTCTTCCATGCTCATCTCCACCAGAAGAAGAAGCAGCAGGAGCTGCAGCACGTTGCACACTCTCATCATCTCTGTGGCTCCTCAGTTTGTTGCCCCCTTGTGCCGCCGGTGGCCCTCGCTCTGCTGCTCTCCTGCCACGTGTTGAGATGGGTGACCACTTACCGGTGCCAGCGGTCTCTCCCTCTCCTCATTCCCTCACTTTCTTCTAAGGAATGAATGAGTCACTTTCCTAAGTCCTGGCACAAAACTTGAAACTGTCTGCCTGTCTCTAGCTGTCTGGAGGAATGAGTGAGTCACTGCGAGACCTCCCTCTCGTACTTTACCCCTCTGTCTCTTTACTCCTCTGTCTCTTTatcccttctctctgtctccctatCCCTCTGTCTATCCTTCTTCTCGATAGTCTCTCCTTTGCCTCCTTAGTCTCTCCTTTGCCTCCCGTCTCAGACCTCCTGCTGACTCTCTCCCTGTCCTCCCTCTGATTGTCTCCTGTACAGGAATGAATGACTCAGTCTCGGTATCCTGAATCCATCAGCTTTCGGTCTGCCCCATTTCCTTCATCCACCCCCAGAATTGTGACGAGAAGAGAAAGgcggaggagaggaggaggaaagaGAGGAGAGGGGAGAGCGCGAGGGCAAAGGAATGAGGAAGGAGAGAGCGAAAATGTGAGAGGTGAGGAGAGAACAGAGCAATAGAAGAAGGTGAGGAGAACTTTACAGCAAGGGCAGATCCGTCAACAGCAGCTTATTGGGGACAGCAGACCGTTATATAGCACAAGATATTCCACAGAGCTTTACAGATCATGAGGAAAGGCAGGGGAATGTGAGGAAGGGCAGGAGAAAGTATAAGGAAGGGCAGAAAAAAGTATAAAGAAGGGCAGGGGAAATTATAAGGGACGGCAGTGAGAGTAAAGGAAAGGCAGGGCAAAGTATAAGGGAGGGCAGGAGAAAGTATAAGGAAGGAGAGGGGAAAGTATAAGGAAGGGCAAGAGAAAGTATAAGGAAGGAGAGGGGAAAGTATTAGGAAGGGCAAGAGAAAGTATAAGGAAGGAGAGGGGAAAGTATAAGGGAGGGCAGGGAGAGTAAAGGAAAGGCAGGGCAAAGTATAAGGGAGGGCGGGAGAAAGTATAAGGAAGGAGAGGGGAAAGTATAAGGAAGGGCAGGGGAAAGTATAAGGGAGGGCAGGGAGAGTAAAGGAAAGGCAGGGCAAAGTATAAGGGAGGGCGGGGGAAAGTATAAGGAAGGAGAGGGGAAAGTATAAGGAAGGGCAGGAGAAAGTATAAGTAAGGGCAGGGGAAAGTATAAGGGAGGGCAGGGAATGAGGAAGGAGAGAGCGAAAATGTGAGAGGTGAGAACAGAGGAATAGAAGAAGGTGAGGAGAACTTTACAGCAAGGGCAGATCCGTCAACAGCAGCTTATTGGGGACAGCAGACCGTTATAAAGCACAAGATATTCCACAGAGCTTTACAGATCATGAGGAAAGGCAGGGGAATGTGAGGAAGGGCAGGAGAAAGTATAAGGAAGGGCAGAAAAAAGTATAAAGAAGGGCAGGGGAAAGTATAAGGGAGGACAGTGAGAGTAAAGGAAAGGCAGGGCAAAGTATAAGGGAGGGCAGGAGAAAGTATAAGGAAGGAGAGGGGAAAGTATAAGGGAGGGCAGGGAGAGTATAAGGAAGAGCAGGGGTAAGTATAAGGAAGAACAGGAGAAAGCATAAGTACGGGCAGAGGAAAGTATAAGGAAGGGCAGGGAGAGTATAAGGAAGGGCAGGGGTAAGTATAAGGGAGAGCACGGGAAAGTACAAGGAAGGGCAGAAGAAAGTATTAGGAAGGACAGGGGAAAGTACAAG from Bufo gargarizans isolate SCDJY-AF-19 chromosome 8, ASM1485885v1, whole genome shotgun sequence encodes the following:
- the TNFRSF12A gene encoding tumor necrosis factor receptor superfamily member 12A, whose product is MMRVCNVLQLLLLLLLVEMSMEESTGSGCSDGWQWSNDLGKCKDCKICDTSSKDDFCQKCDSSDKHEDFPWVMVVSVTAASVFIITFILGLTIYLTQCRPKKKFTTPIEETGAHSAEELLIH